One genomic window of Kosmotoga olearia TBF 19.5.1 includes the following:
- a CDS encoding cob(I)yrinic acid a,c-diamide adenosyltransferase, with amino-acid sequence MSISTGGGDKGETSLWSGERVSKDDLRVEAYGTIDELNSHIGEARHYCKSKETKELLLRIQNDLFKVAGQLASKGKLFIEPITETDVQWLTEKVHHYEKIIKLKGFVISGTTIQSAKLDICRTVARRAERRIVSLCKTEEIANELLKYMNRLSDFLFILARFEEHLEGKLTYKR; translated from the coding sequence TGAGTATATCCACAGGTGGAGGAGATAAAGGTGAAACCAGCCTCTGGTCTGGCGAAAGGGTATCTAAAGATGATTTACGTGTTGAAGCATACGGAACGATAGATGAATTGAATTCACATATCGGTGAAGCCAGGCATTACTGTAAATCAAAAGAAACCAAGGAACTTCTTTTAAGAATTCAAAATGACCTTTTCAAAGTGGCGGGGCAACTGGCTTCTAAAGGTAAATTATTCATCGAACCAATAACTGAAACCGATGTTCAATGGCTAACAGAAAAAGTGCACCACTATGAAAAAATCATCAAATTAAAAGGTTTCGTTATCTCGGGAACGACAATTCAATCTGCAAAATTAGATATATGCCGAACAGTAGCAAGAAGAGCAGAAAGAAGAATTGTCAGTCTGTGTAAGACTGAAGAGATCGCCAATGAACTTTTGAAATATATGAACAGATTATCGGATTTCCTATTCATTTTGGCTCGTTTTGAGGAGCACCTTGAAGGAAAACTTACATACAAAAGGTGA